The following are encoded in a window of Cryptococcus gattii WM276 chromosome M, complete sequence genomic DNA:
- a CDS encoding Hypothetical protein (Similar to TIGR gene model, INSD accession AAW46981.1; CNM02390) produces MSNSTEVITSHNPYPVTPTGFLMGSYFCLLVIWIWVLSSVQVVLVLVSSWKYFADGLTNTKIWGEFWWPLSVQDALLYFGRRAWQLMGKKTWLICTLYGFSTLTLFCGWASVVSSRGRSVTDALYSLAITGRLWANSPYTTTEEFHSRVIGVPSQVVAILWMGLSAAIDGCITCMLLYRFSRARHSIFLSTRTLVRRMITLTLSTVLLTHIVGGVMCIIFIASPSSHRTKSNILWVLLEMITELYALSAVFTINSREPPSPPPSLHENEEEEAKSTRGAEFPMTQTALDRQVEGYQGSTPFGVRVAFFSRQQGIRNGKETGEDWDLMMNGDGVPSSSAEGLGTSETPNPELAEYMFPHQSQHLHDLESNGRGGEERRANSVSEEVEQRRNQA; encoded by the exons ATGTCAAACTCGACAGAGGTGATTACGAGCCACAACCCGTACCCAGTAACACCTACCGGATTCCTCATGGGCTCTTATTTTTGT TTGCTCGTCATTTGGATATGGGTCCTCAGTAGTGTGCAGGTTGTTCTAGTACTTGTTTCGAGCTGGAAGTATTTTGCGGATGGGTTGACGAATACGAAGATCTGGGGAGAATTTTGGTGGCCGCTGAGTGTACAAGATGCCTTG CTATACTTTGGACGACGAGCATGGCAGTtgatggggaagaagacgtGGTTGATTTGCACGCTGTACGGGTTTTCTACTCTGACTCTATTCTGCGGCTGGGCGTCAGTTGTTTCATCTCGTGGACGGTCTGTCACTGATGCTTTGTACAGCTTAGCAATAACTGGAAGACTCTGGGCAAACAGTCCATACACTACCACCGAAGAATTCCACTCTCGCGTGATTGGCGTTCCAAGCCAGGTCGTCGCTATCCTCTGGATGGGTCTGTCCGCCGCCATCGACGGTTGTATCACCTGTATGCTTCTCTACCGCTTTTCTCGCGCGCGACATAGCATCTTCCTATCTACACGTACCCTTGTTCGCCGTATGATAACTCTTACCCTCTCAACCGTCCTCCTCACTCACATCGTAGGCGGAGTCATGTGTATCATTTTCATTGcatccccttcttcccatcGAACGAAATCCAATATTTTGTGGGTTCTACTGGAGATGATTACGGAACTGTACGCGCTATCGGCTGTGTTTACCATTAATTCTCGTGAACCACCTTCTCCGCCTCCGTCATTGCAtgagaatgaagaagaggaggcaAAGTCAACAAGAGGCGCAGAGTTCCCGATGACTCAGACGGCGTTGGATAGGCAGGTTGAGGGGTATCAGGGTTCGACACCGTTTGGTGTGAGGGTGGCGTTCTTTTCTCGTCAACAAGGGATCAGGAATGGGAAGGAGACTGGGGAGGATTGGGATTTAATGATGAATGGGGATGGGGTACCGAGTTCATCGGCTGAAGGTTTAGGAACATCTGAAACGCCTAACCCGGAGTTGGCAGAGTATATGTTTCCTCATCAGTCGCAGCATTTGCATGACCTAGAATCAAATGGACggggaggagaggagaggcGGGCGAATTCTGTTAGTGAAGAGGTCGAGCAAAGGCGGAATCAGGCTTGA
- a CDS encoding uncharacterized protein (Similar to TIGR gene model, INSD accession AAW46902.1), with amino-acid sequence MPFTPVHSFVGALLLHLSTSQILEDTGRVFGISGIVNGAVLGEREGWRWAVVSGLVAGPALAAVTGVKGLFPGQGLSALETIGTDKLALAGLLVGLGSRISNGCTSGHMLCGVARLSVRSIVATVTFFATAVITGNIFPQYPIPSTPAYSIELPSLPTTVALICVPLVARFTLQATGTALTRMKSVPKIARLLPYFVSSLIFSIGLSLSGMSDPSKVSAFLRFPNPQCWDPSLLVVVLGGVLPNMIHYAFLINKHKKLGDGESKPKPNFNWESWQIPTRKDIDSKLLIGAAIFGVGWGLMGICPGPALVSLGSALIDVCFGSGSWQGLGKVSTFLGMMLLGKAVGGSI; translated from the exons ATGCCTTTCACGCCTGTCCATTCGTTCGTGGGGGCTTTACTGCTTCACCTCTCCACTTCCCAGATTCTCGAAGATACCGGCCGTGTCTTTGGCATATCAGGGATTGTAAATGGTGCTGTGCTAGGAGAGCGAGAAGGCTGGAGATGGGCTGTTGTCAGCGGGTTGGTGGCAGGGCCAGCACTGGCTGCCGTTACCGGCGTCAAAGGTCTTTTTCCAGGACAGGGTCTATCAGCTCTGGAGACTATAGGCACAGATAAATTAGCATTGGCCGGGTTACTCGTTGGTTTAGGAAGCCGG ATCAGCAATGGTTGTACCAGTGGACATATGCTCTGTGGAGTCGCAAGACTATCTGTACGGTCAATCGTAGCAACCGTGACATTTTTCGCCACTGCAGTCATCACTGGCAATATCTTCCCCCAGTACCCTATTCCTTCAACCCCCGCATACTCTATCGAACTACCCTCTCTTCCAACCACCGTTGCTCTGATTTGCGTACCTCTGGTTGCCCGATTCACCCTGCAAGCGACAGGTACCGCCTTAACTCGCATGAAATCTGTACCCAAAATCGCACGCCTTTTGCCATACTTTGTCTCAAGTCTGATATTTTCTATCGGTCTATCGCTGTCTGGCATGTCGGACCCTTCAAAAGTGTCGGCTTTCCTCAGATTCCCTAATCCACAGTGTTGGGATCCCTCTTTGCTCGTGGTGGTGCTCGGGGGGGTTCTTCCAAATATGATACACTACGCCTTTCTTATCAACAAGCACAAGAAGCTCGGGGACGGGGAGTCAAAACCAAAGCCAAATTTTAACTGGGAAAGCTGGCAAATCCCCACACGAAAAGATATCGATTCAAAACTTTTAATAGGTGCTGCCATCTTTGGTGTCGGCTGGGGGTTGATGGGGATATGTCCCGGCCCAGCCTTAGTTTCTTTGGGTTCGGCCTTGATTGATGTTTGCTTTGGTTCTGGTTCTTGGCAAGGATTGGGGAAAGTATCGACTTTCTTGGGAATGATGCTTTTGGGCAAGGCCGTTGGGGGGAGTATTTAA
- a CDS encoding Hypothetical Protein (Similar to TIGR gene model, INSD accession AAW46917.1) has protein sequence MPPRRWPILLINKPKMPKEPYVRTPEQIALAERRRAERTAKKAAAVAGKVEPTEEEMLAMEKRKFLKREWIDVPGKGQEDKGGMQGKKAKIITWNLLAQTLVRRELFPGSDCLRWADRKPMLLAEFVHHSSNDIICLQECDKLPDFLPALPQHDYIKGTGPGKLHGLVVLYRKDRFSLRQSRLIHLDFEEIHPRPGNLTAGEDGDESLEEVRRRRGGSRQTKNVGLLVALEGKDGEGVVIATTHLFWHPKFVYERVRQALLLVRAIRCFQKANNCTTWPVVLAGDLNTQPSEATYQLLISPHSPLPQRYLDEISQSRLVHDSLAKIPLTPPEIPSSASEPPSTTGTGATTPAITNRTETDKDAENEDLDDKSTANTRSPRLSDGLPTALELVELFKAEFPLINGDGYQHEGAKSAYGSTQWKEGKRIDGFNDRKGFEDGEKVNGGNEPGWTCFTPLFRLTLDYLLVLPPVNPSSFLTTSSVSSTSATSGVEIRKVMLPPKASDLGEGLPRKGICASDHVAVGCEVKW, from the exons ATGCCTCCACGCCGGTGGCCAATCCTTCTGATAAATAAGCCGAAGATGCCCAAAGAACCCTACGTCCGGACGCCCGAACAAATCGCCCTGGCCGAGAGACGCCGGGCCGAGCGAACAGCCAAAAAGGCCGCTGCTGTTGCTGGTAAAGTGGAGCCGACAGAGGAGGAAATGTTGGCAATGGAAAAGCGCAAGTTCCTCAAAAGGGAATGGATTGATGTCCCTGGTAAAGGTCAGGAAGATAAGGGAGGAATGCaagggaagaaggcgaAAATTATTACTTGGAAT TTGCTTGCTCAAACTCTTGTCC GACGAGAGCTTTTCCCCGGCTCTGACTGTCTTCGATGGGCGGACCGTAAGCCCATGCTCCTTGCTGAATTTGTCCACCATTCCTCGAACGATATTATCTGTCTCCAA GAATGTGACAAGCTTCCCGACTTCCTTCCTGCCTTACCTCAACACGACTATATCAAGGGTACAGGCCCAGGCAAACTTCATGGTCTTGTCGTTCTTTATCGCAAAGACCGGTTCTCACTTCGCCAGAGCAGATTAATCCATTTAGATTTCGAAGAAATCCACCCCCGTCCAGGAAATTTGACAGCAGGGGAAGATGGTGACGAATCTTTGGAGGAGGTACGAAGACGTCGAGGAGGATCAAGGCAGACAAAGAATGTGGGACTGTTAGTAGCGTTAGAAGGCAAGGATGGTGAGGGTGTCGTTATCGCTACTACTCATTT GTTCTGGCATCCCAA GTTCGTATACGAACGAGTTCGACAGGCTCTTTTGCTTGTACGAGCTATTAGGTGCTTCCAAAAAGCCAATAACTGTACCACATGGCCTGTTGTTCTCGCTGGAG ATCTCAATACCCAACCATCTGAAGCAACATACCAGCTGCTCATCTCCCCACACTCCCCTCTCCCACAACGATATCTCGACGAAATATCACAATCCCGTCTCGTGCACGACTCACTCGCCAAAATCCCCCTCACACCTCCTGAAATTCCTTCCTCTGCGTCTGAACCTCCCAGCACCACCGGTACTGGCGCTACGACCCCTGCCATAACTAACAGGACGGAAACAGACAAAGACGCGGAAAATGAGGATCTTGATGATAAATCAACAGCTAATACCCGTTCTCCCCGGCTGTCAGATGGGTTGCCCACGGCGTTAGAGCTTGTGGAGCTGTTCAAAGCTGAATTCCCTCTTATAAATGGAGATGGCTACCAACATGAGGGTGCAAAAAGTGCCTATGGATCGACTCAatggaaggaaggaaagaggatCGATGGATTCAATGACAGAAAAGGTTTTGAAGATGGGGAGAAGGTAAATGGAGGAAATGAACCTGGATGGACTTGTTTTACGCCTCTTTTCCGTCTAACTTTAG ATTATCTCCTCGTCTTACCCCCTGTCAATCCTTCGTCTTTTCTCACTACCTCCAGCGTCTCTTCCACTTCCGCCACTTCTGGCGTCGAGATACGAAAAGTCATGCTACCTCCCAAAGCCTCAGATCTTGGTGAAGGATTACCACGAAAAGGAATCTGCGCTAGTGACCATGTAGCGGTGGGATGTGAGGTCAAGTGGTAA
- a CDS encoding Hypothetical Protein (Similar to TIGR gene model, INSD accession AAW46915.1) — MPMPDEHIHPTATGLAKKVVDAHQDRQDLVFWSGWFCPFNQRIWIALEERKIPYQYHEVNPYKKEEAFLKLNPLGLVPTLEIKTPDGSKSLYESDVLAEFLEDLYPPSKEHPSIFPSDPYEKSWVRLNIQHVTKKIIPNYFKLQQAQTESDQDAARKELISALRTYAKRVKGPYFAGEQWTAVDGALAPFIRRLYILEKHRNFDEKEVGEGWWEYRERLMARDSLKNTSSEDQYYEEILGRYLKNEAQSEVAKATRAGQSLP, encoded by the exons ATGCCCATGCCTGATGAACACATCCACCCGACTGCCACAGGCCTTGCTAAGAAGGTCGTGGACGCTCATCAAGATCGCCAAGACTTAGTATTCTGGAGCGGATGG TTCTGCCCCTTCAATCAG CGTATCTGGATTGCCCTTGAGGAACGAAAGATACCTTACCAGTACCATGAAGTAAAC CCATacaagaaggaagaggcaTTCCTCAAGCTTAATCCTCTAGGGCTTGTGCCAACACTCGAGATCAAAACTCCCGACGGCAGCAAATCGCTTTACGAGAGTGATGTCCTGGCAGAGTTCTTAGAGGATCTTTACCCTCCCAGCAAGGAGCATCC GTCCATCTTCCCTTCTGATCCGTACGAGAAGTCATGGGTCAGACTCAACATTCAGCATGTCACCAAA AAAATCATCCCCAACTACTTCAAACTCCAACAAGCCCAAACTGAATCAGATCAAGATGCCGCCCGCAAAGAACTCATCTCCGCTCTTCGTACATATGCCAAACGCGTCAAAGGTCCTTATTTTGCAGGCGAACAGTGGACAGCCGTAGACGGAGCACTGGCACCGTTTATCAGGAGGCTGTATATCCTTGAAAAGCATAGGAACTTCGATGAGAAGGAGGTCGGGGAAGGGTGGTGGGAGTATAGGGAGAGGTTGATGG CTCGCGATTCGCTCAAGAATACTTCTTCAGAGGATCAGTATTACGAGGAAATCTTGGGAAG GTACCTCAAGAATGAAGCTCAATCAGAAGTCGCCAAGGCTACTCGTGCTGGCCAGAGTCTTCCCTAA